One region of Thunnus albacares chromosome 8, fThuAlb1.1, whole genome shotgun sequence genomic DNA includes:
- the drd2l gene encoding dopamine receptor D2 like: MTLLNESDETSRPSFPLLSFEHNFSILVTHDPSYSPISFPTTSSSSSSLTSSNCTSSPSASSPPYNFYAVLLVLLIFCVVFGNVLVCVAVSRERALQTTTNYLIVSLAVSDLLLATLVMPWGVYMEVVGEWRFSLIHCDILLTLDVMMCTASILNLCAISIDRYTAVAMPMLYNTRYSSRRRVAVMIAVVWFLSFAISCPLLFGLNNTASREGTTCSFADPAFVVYSSVASFYVPFIVTLLVYAQICVVLRKRGRRTAPPRRHGLHAQGGTEAGEGHRHRKNKCTQPEDVKLCALILRPATAAPQRKKVTLVKEAVVHPLEVEPGQFLPQTEQSLAPAPAPQTSSHSGRARISLSISVGPAPVLPSTVTRSALTPRPPTLEDGMRGREGWRERSGGREKWGISKERVRGRLSQQKERKATQMLAIVLGVFIICWLPFFLTHVLRAHCRSCCISPSLYSAVTWLGYLNSAVNPVIYTTFNIEFRKAFIKILHC; encoded by the exons ATGACTTTACTGAATGAGTCAGATGAGACCTCCcgtccctcctttcctctcttgtcCTTTGAGCACAATTTCTCCATCCTTGTCACCCATGACCCTTCGTACTCCCCCATATCCTtccccaccacctcctcctcctcctcctcactgacTTCCTCTAACTGTACCAGCTCGCCATcagcctcctctcctccatacAACTTCTACGCGGTGCTGCTGGTGCTCCTGATCTTCTGCGTGGTGTTTGGTAACGTGCTGGTGTGTGTGGCGGTGTCGCGGGAGCGTGCTCTCCAGACCACCACTAACTACCTCATTGTCTCCCTGGCTGTGTCCGACCTGCTGCTGGCCACGCTGGTCATGCCCTGGGGCGTCTACATGGAG gTGGTCGGGGAGTGGCGCTTCAGTCTCATCCACTGTGACATCCTGCTCACCCTGGACGTCATGATGTGCACCGCCAGTATCCTCAACCTCTGTGCCATCAGCATCGACAG ATACACAGCAGTGGCCATGCCGATGCTCTACAACACTAGATACAGTTCCAGGAGAAGGGTGGCGGTGATGATTGCTGTGGTGTGGTTCCTCTCTTTTGCCATCTCCTGTCCTTTACTGTTTGGACTCAACAACACTG ctAGCCGCGAAGGCACCACATGCTCCTTTGCAGACCCAGCCTTTGTCGTGTACTCATCTGTTGCCTCCTTCTACGTTCCCTTCATTGTAACTTTGCTGGTGTATGCGCAGATCTGTGTGGTGCTGCGCAAACGAGGCAGACGCACCGCACCGCCGCGCAGACATGGCCTCCATGCTCAAGGCGGGACTGAAGCCGGAGAAGGTCATCGACACAGGAAG AATAAGTGTACACAACCGGAGGATGTGAAGCTGTGCGCCCTGATCCTGAGGCCCGCCACCGCTGCACCCCAGCGCAAGAAAGTG ACGCTAGTGAAGGAAGCAGTGGTCCATCCCCTCGAGGTGGAGCCGGGTCAGTTCCTGCCACAGACTGAGCAAAGCCTTGCTCCTGCCCCTGCTCCCCAAACTTCCTCCCACTCTGGACGGGCCAGGATCTCTCTGTCCATCTCGGTTGGACCCGCCCCGGTTCTTCCCTCAACCGTGACACGATCGGCCTTGACGCCTCGCCCCCCCACCCTCGAGGATGGCATGAGGGGACgtgagggatggagggagcGCAGCGGAGGCAGAGAGAAATGGGGGATCAGCAAGGAGAGGGTGAGAGGGAGGCTGTCACagcagaaggagagaaaggcCACGCAGATGCTTGCTATTGTACTCG GTGTGTTCATCATCTGCTGGCTGCCCTTCTTCCTGACCCACGTGCTGAGAGCTCACTGCAGGAGCTGCTGTATCTCACCCTCGCTGTACAGCGCTGTCACTTGGCTGGGATACCTCAACAGTGCCGTCAACCCTGTCATCTACACCACTTTCAACATTGAGTTTCGCAAAGCCTTCATCAAGATCCTACATTGCTGA